ATGCTGTCCTCGCCTCCGCTAATGATCATCCGGCTGGCCAGGACGGACGACACGCAAGAGACGGAAGCAATGTGCTCCCTGATCCGCAAGATGGCGTTGCCGCTCCCGTGCAACTCCCAGACCATGACGCTGAGATCCTCCGAGCCGCTGATGACGTGACATCCGTCGCCCGTGACGTGGACGCAAGTCACACGGCCGCTGTGCCCTTTGTAAACGGCCATCCGGCGTCCGGTTGCCGCCGACAGGCTGAAGAAAGGATCAATAGAATCGGCCGTGACCAGGACCAGACACTGGCCGTCCGGACTGGCCGTCATTAATTGGATGGGTTCCCTCTGAAAGGCGTTGTCcactgttgttgtcgttgttgttgtaccgAAACCAGAGAAATGCAAGTCATTGTAGTCGAGAGCACATTAAAAAATCCTTCCGCCAAACCAcatcccaacaacaacaacaacattaagTTTAAACTACTACAATTTAGGTTATAAAAGGGGTTGCGAGaccttttctttctagtgGCTTCCCGGAGTGATTCCAATTCCATCCGGATGGCATGGCCATGAGAACAGGTCCGCCAAATTGATCATATTCCGCCTGGGCATCGCAATACAATCGCCACAGATGTTGGCTGCTATTCTCTTTATCTATTTTGATTAGATTTAAATAGATTAAGTTGATTGCAATTGCATTTCAACACACAGTGCAATGTAATATATATAATACCGGCGTAAGGTTTGAGGGCCACCGTCAGCTGGGCGGCCAATTGTTGGGATGAAATGACGCTCAAGTCGTTGGCCACGTAATCGGCCTGGTTGATCCACGGCAAGGATCGCTCGAGCAGCCAAAGATGCGAGTCCACCCACCTGGTGGCCGACTGTTGAACGGCGGCCGAGATGAGGCTCAAACCCATCCGTCCAGCCTGGGCGGCCAGTCTCCACGTTCTCCAGTCGAATAGCGTTTCCTCGAATTGATCTCGTTCCAGATCGAACGACGTCTCGGCTGAAGTGGATCACCAACGTAACGGATCAAAAgaagattattattatcatattCTTTGGCCCGCGTCTTAAATGGCCGGGCAACCGGGGGCTCGGCGATTCTTCCTTACCGACAATGGAGAAGAACCTGGCCACCCAGCGAAGTGCAGCCACAGATGAATCGACGGCTGCATTGACGACGTTGTTGTTCTCCTTTTCCTTGAAAGCCGACGGGATGGATGCGAAGGCGGCCAGCAAGCCCGGATTTCCGCACTGGCTCTTGTAGCGGCGACGGGCAAAAGACAAGGCCGGTTGGCTCCAgctgtagtagtagtaataaAGGTCGCCAGTTTGACTCTCCGATTGCGTTTCATCCGCCGTTTCCGTTAGTTCCATTGCGCCGGAAGGAAGCGGAGCAGCACCGGCGGCCACTCGGATCAGAAGGGGATCTAACAAGTGGATCGATAATCCAATGCAAATACACTTTGAGTGTCTGATGTAGAAAGAGAGTTCCTTTTAGAGTGCAGATGGCGCTCACGGACGGCGGAACACACAAAGTCAACACACAAACGGCCctggaaatcaatcaaatatcCACCGAACGGAAAGAGAGTTCCACCCTTGTACCGTCGATATTAACTTTTCATCGGCTCTATTGTTGACTCGAATGATTTCCATTTGAACCTAGCTCGACTCTACAGTGTGCCCCCGAGGTATttgcaatcaaaatatttgaaatgccaaccaacaataaaaaaggtgGAGTGGTTTGTATACCTAATGACTGGATCAACTGCCTCAGGGTTTGTTGGAGGCTGCTgttgtcgtctgctgctggatcgGGGTCGAGACATTGACGCCATTCGTCTTCGGCCAGTCCGGAAGAATTGCATCCGGCCAGACCCGAGGCCAGTGTTAGGATGGCGCATGATTTGTGGACGAAATCCGGCGGATATTGGCGTTCGACCTCATCAAAAAACCCCGTCAAAATGGCGTCGATTGTGTCATTGACGCCCGCCGGGGAGGCGATCAAAGGACCCAGGATCGGATCCGACGACCAAACCGTCGGCGGCTGGGCAGGACCTTCGGGACGGGTCATCTGAACACAAGTCCATCCGCGAACATCTTTGACGAGGCTGGTGGAACAAGTGACAATCAGACGGACGTTGTCCGGAAGCTTGTCGACCGATATGAGTCCCCAAGAGTCGAGTCGATCGATCCCGGCCAGCAAAATGCTCAGCCGGCTATCTTTGGGCAGTTGGCAACCGAGTCGCTGGGTCCAGTGGCCgtcggccgtcgtcgtcggatCCTTGGTGGACCCGACACCAAATAATTCACGCCGGATACTCTGGTACAAATCATCGGCCAGCAAAGCGTCCGGCGCTGTCCCGACGATCCTTACCGCCACCAAGGATCGGTTCCATTTGGAATCCTAATGACAAAGTTTCCAACAATTCCATCGTCATAGAATATAATAGTTGAAACTTTGATACCGTCGGTAGGTTCTCCAGCCAACTGTTGATGTGCATTGCCAGGCTGCGGTAGTcgtaggtggtggtggtggtggcgtcgTCCGCCTGCGGCTGGCCCGTCCAGATCAATAGCCCCGATGagcggtgctgctgctgggaagaACTGCTGGGCGCCAACGTGACGGGGTTGGCCCAAGGGTCGACAAGTTGAAGCTGATTGAAACTGGCGGCCAGGCAGGAACTTTGGCGAGAAGCGATTTCCGACAGTCGGACATGATCAGCCGTCCTTGTCCAGCAGAATTCGGCGCTCATCGTCGACACTGCGTTgcctgagtgtgtgtgtgagaggaGGCCCTTTGATTCGATGGCTGGACGATGCACACAAAATGGGATAGtctgaaaataagaaaaatagacGATCAAGACTGAAATTTCCAGGAGATTTTCCGTCTGATGATAATTGAGTTacaaggaaaaaatagaaaataaaatcctgaatctttttctttcatccggCTCTCTTTTTTGATACACACCCTTACATACATTGGCTGGACATGTCATAATCCGAGCTGGGCAACGCGGTGGCCAAAagagatatatatatctaaacgAAGCTCTAAGCTCTCACACGACATCAAGAcatcaaataaatcaatagCCAAGTATACATCCAGCGCGCACATACAAACACAcattttccttattcttttaAGCACGAAAATATACAACGTCCCATATCAAATGTTATACGTGGTGAGACTGTGTGTCTATGCGAACAAGAGTCGTAACTAAAGAGCTCAAGTATTACAATCcacacattcttcttcttttaaaaaataagaataagttttgtttatttttttccaccacCACGGGATTCGTAGTAGTAAGTAGGCGGCCGTAGAAAAATGTGTGCACGCTCCGGTAAGCCGGCCGTCATCACGGTCGGTCCGTTTGTTATCCAAACATCACCGTTTTTCCCACAAGGAAATATATAgaggtatataaatatatcttTACAATAAGAAGCACTATCCCCCACTAACTtggtgaaaaagaaagaagaatggaaTCCTTATGAAGAAGGTCTCTTTAGGGAccgaagaaaaattatttttcttttacattttctttttcttttggagagagagagagagccgctttctgtttctttcatcttcttttttatagtTTGAGCAATCTATTATCATCCGGAGAAGAGCGCTGGGGGGATGGTATAGCCCTTTTTCTTCGTGTCTATttctacagaaaagcgaatcaAGCAGCACGCTCTGCTAGTAGTACAGTCATCGGGAAATACATACCCCCCCAAAAAGTCTAGAGCATTTCTTATTTAGGTtccagtttatttttattttttcgagaaATTCTCTCCCCTGAATTTGTTATTCAATCCAATCAGATATGATATCACATTGGCAAGTTGACAATATACTGTGAAATCATTCATGTTTCaagcaaagaaaaattccaGGATCAATCCTTTCAAAATCTGGTTTAGACGGTCGATATTTTTGTGTATAGAGAAACTACCGCATCAATcttcattcttttattattattttcattctttGACCCACATTTAATAGACCCTACATGTATAAGGACCCAAAAAGCCTATTAGGCATATTAAGTAAAGCCCCGCCCttattctatatatatatatatta
This sequence is a window from Daphnia pulicaria isolate SC F1-1A chromosome 7, SC_F0-13Bv2, whole genome shotgun sequence. Protein-coding genes within it:
- the LOC124349395 gene encoding protein qui-1-like, with the protein product MSAEFCWTRTADHVRLSEIASRQSSCLAASFNQLQLVDPWANPVTLAPSSSSQQQHRSSGLLIWTGQPQADDATTTTTYDYRSLAMHINSWLENLPTDSKWNRSLVAVRIVGTAPDALLADDLYQSIRRELFGVGSTKDPTTTADGHWTQRLGCQLPKDSRLSILLAGIDRLDSWGLISVDKLPDNVRLIVTCSTSLVKDVRGWTCVQMTRPEGPAQPPTVWSSDPILGPLIASPAGVNDTIDAILTGFFDEVERQYPPDFVHKSCAILTLASGLAGCNSSGLAEDEWRQCLDPDPAADDNSSLQQTLRQLIQSLDPLLIRVAAGAAPLPSGAMELTETADETQSESQTGDLYYYYYSWSQPALSFARRRYKSQCGNPGLLAAFASIPSAFKEKENNNVVNAAVDSSVAALRWVARFFSIVAETSFDLERDQFEETLFDWRTWRLAAQAGRMGLSLISAAVQQSATRWVDSHLWLLERSLPWINQADYVANDLSVISSQQLAAQLTVALKPYADKENSSQHLWRLYCDAQAEYDQFGGPVLMAMPSGWNWNHSGKPLERKVDNAFQREPIQLMTASPDGQCLVLVTADSIDPFFSLSAATGRRMAVYKGHSGRVTCVHVTGDGCHVISGSEDLSVMVWELHGSGNAILRIREHIASVSCVSSVLASRMIISGGEDSIVMSFQWQPGKGQGQGQLPSESKESRLARIDHHRGPITGLAINHREDVLVSASHDGSLCLWSLDNWTLLNLIEVGQPVGHVTLSRDDVFLLAVGLEDGLPRLFSLTTGSPLRTWTDLPIKVAGAMIVGGNGHSYAAMMAGDGRLMCYDCHSGQLVHTLSIDYPGKNAASSTSVCCTRANDPRLLFHSVGNKVKMWLLRYEEKRPVVAVTSPMTYLAMSPLDGAVVAAGDRSGQVQLWRTSILSKIAQWGHPSAPVSVVNFDAAGLYVASAAEDGTVAVWHLDAGQTLPPTQIHPIGCRINQLAIMADWNGYAVSCDSNETVVQWKLGTGEIVRQWNLAASKLLVVANNTRWMAGSTRSNSVRLWSLDSNEENKEVVAVSHAEEVLCLAPTPDSRYIITGSKDSSLKMWDVLAGPSDKGGKLVQIMAGHGDHVTAVVASHVANVPALANTANSKHLLVVSGSRDGQLIIWDAQHGSEIHSMRRHVSAVTCLKVTSDGSVVVSGSEDGTVRVWNMRLGTSLSSFALDCPVYQIVMSPDASRMWIRMAQKPIPAILELRHTPAVHVKTEVASRPASPVHLKKAPPTRRLLKKEISLDSYTWLKRYGTKNGGAQQQHHNQASAHAQQQTSVSHSPTVECVLMKLSRRNSFCNVPESGET